The following nucleotide sequence is from Sphingomonas swuensis.
ATCGGGGCCTCGCCGGCATCGGGGGTCAGCTCCTCGCCGCCTTCCTCGCCGGGACGGCCACGTCCACCCCTGCGGCGACCGCCGCGGCGTCCGCGCCGCTTGCGCGGCTCGTCCTCGCCACCCTCGGCGCCGGGAGCATGCTCCTCCTCGCCCTCGGGCTGGTCGTCGTTGGCGACCTCGGTCTCGTCCGATTCCTCGGCCTCACCGCGTGGCTCGAACTCGCCCGGCTCGCCGGCCTCGCCGTCACGGCGGCGATTGCGGCCACCACGGCGGCGGCGGCGGCGGCGGCGACCATTGCGGTCGTCACCCTCGCCATCGCGTTCGCCGCGCGACGAACGCTCGTCCTCGCCTTCGCCCTCTTCCTCGTCGGTGAAGTCCTCGGCGAACTCCTCCTCGTCGATCTCGGGCTCGTCGTCCTGGACCTGGACCGGCGGGGCGACGGCGCGGACCGGAGCGACCGGGCGCGGGCCCGAGCTCTCGACCGCCATGCGGGCGCCTTCGAAGGTCGGGTCGACCAGCACCTCGACCGAGACGCCGTAGCGCTCCTCGATATCGGCCAGCTCGGCGCGCTTCTTGTTGAGGACGTAGATCGCCGCTTCGGCGCCCGCCCGCAGGCAGACCTTCTCGCCGCGGCCGCGGGTGGCCTCGTCCTCGATCATCCGGAGTGCGCTGAGGCCCGCCGAGGAGGCGGTGCGCATCAGGCCGGTGCCCTCGCAATGCGGGCACGCCTTGGTCGAGGCCTCGAGCACGCCGGTGCGCAGCCGCTGGCGGCTCATCTCCATCAGCCCGAAGCTCGAGATGCGGCCGACCTGGATGCGGGCGCGATCGTTCTTGAGCGCTTCCTTCATCGCCTTCTCGACCTTCCGGACATGGCTGTTCTGTTCCATGTCGATGAAGTCGATGACGACGAGGCCGGCCATGTCGCGCAGCCTCAGCTGGCGGGCGATCTCCTGCGCCGCCTCGAGGTTGGTCGCATAGGCGGTCTGCTCGATATTGTGCTCGCGGGTCGAGCGGCCCGAGTTGATGTCGATCGAGACCAGCGCCTCGGTCGGGTTGATGACGATGTAGCCGCCGCTCTTCAGCTGGACGAGCGGCTGGTACATGGCGCCAAGCTGGTCCTCGACGCCGTAGCGCTGGAACAGCGGCGTCGCCTCATGGTGCGACTGCACCTTCTTGACGTGGCTTGGCATTAGCAGCTTCATGAAGCCGCGCGCCGCCTTGTAGCCATCCTCGCCCTCGACCAGGACCTCGTCGATGTCCTTATGGTAGAGGTCGCGGATCGCCCGCTTCACTAGGTCGCTGTCGCGATAGATGAGCGCCGGTGCGGAGGAGGAGAGGGTGCGTTCGCGCACCTCGTCCCACAGCCGGGCGAGATAGTCGAAGTCGCGCTTGATCTCGACCTTGGTCCGCTCGAGCCCGGCGGTGCGGACGATCAGTCCCATGGTGCCCGGAAGCTTGAGGTCGGAGATGATCGACTTCAGCCGCTTGCGGTCGGCGCCGTTGGAAATCTTCCGGCTGATTCCGCCGCCATGCGACGTGTTGGGCATCAGCACGCAATAGCGGCCGGCAAGGCTGAGGTAGGTGGTCAGCGCCGCGCCCTTGTTGCCGCGCTCTTCCTTGACGACCTGGACCAGCAGCACCTGGCGGCGCTGGATGACGTCCTGGATCTTGTAGCGGCGGCGCAGGTTCAGGCGCTTGCGACGAACCTCGTCGGCGGCCTCGTCCTTGTGGCTGCGACGACCGCGCGGTGCCCGCTCGCCTTCCTCGGGATCGCCCTGGCTGTCACCGGGGTCCTGCTCGTCCTCGGGCTCCTCGGGACGGTCGTCATGACCATCGTCCTCGTGGTGCGGGTCGAGCGGACCGTCGTCCTCGTCATGTTCGTCGGCTTCGGAGCGCAGCCGCTCTTCCTCGGCGGCATGCTCGGCCTCTTCGCGGAGCAGGGCCTCGCGATCGGATTTCGGAATCTGATAATAGTCGGGATGGATTTCGCTGAAGGCGAGGAAGCCGTGGCGATTTCCGCCATAATCGACGAACGCCGCCTGGAGCGACGGTTCGACTCGGGTCACCTTGGCGAGATAGATATTACCCTTGAGCTGCTTGTGCTCGGCGGATTCGAAGTCAAACTCCTCGATCCGGTTCCCCTGGACGACGGCGACCCGAGTTTCCTCCGGGTGGCGCGCGTCGATCAGCATGCGCGTGGTCATTGAATAGTCTCCGGGCGCGCGCCCTGAACAGGGTCAGGCGGCGCGCGCGTGTTTGTGCCATCGCGGGCGCCTTCACGCCGGCGGGAATGGCAATAAAAGGGGATGCATCTGCTGATCGAGGCTCCCCGGCAGTCACCGGGAAACGCGCGTCGCTGCTCTCATCGGCAGCGGGTAATGGCGCGTTCTTGAACTTCATGGATCAGCGTCAACCTGTACGACGCCGGTTGTGTCGCCCTGTCTTCGACGCCCCCGGCCTTGATCCGCGGGCCTCGGAAAACCGAGCCGCGAACGAAGCAGCCGTAGCAGCCTCCTTGTTCCCCTGCAACGGCACGCTAGGGTCGCGCCATGCCGAACCGCACTTCTGCCCGACTGCTGCTCCTTGCGACGGGCGGCCTGCTCCTCGCCGGGGCGGCCTATGTGGCGCTCGGGCGCGGTCCGTTGCGGGCCGCCGCGAGCGAGGCCGTGGCGGGTGAAGCCCGCGAAGGCGGGCTCAGCACCGCCTTGCCGCCGACCGTCGCCAACGTCCGGATCATCGAGGCGCGGGCACCGGGCCGCCCTCTGGTGGTGATCGATCCCGGTCACGGCGGGCGCGATCCCGGCGCGAGCGGGGTGGTCGACGGAATCCGCGAGAAGGACGTCACGCTGCTCATCGCCGGAGAACTGCGCGACCGCCTTGCCGAACGCGGACGGGTGAGGGTCGCGCTGACCCGCGACGGGGATGCGACGCTGACGCTCGACGACCGCGCCGCGATCGCTCGTCGCCTCGGAGCCGACCTGTTCCTCGCGATCCACGCCGACAGCGCCAACAACCCGCAGGCGCGCGGCGCGACGGCCTATTCTCTGTCCGAGGTCGCAAGCGACGGCGGCGCCGCGCTGCTCGCCGCGCGCCAGAATGGCGAGGAAGCGGTCTCGAGCGAATCCGACGGGTCGGTCCGGGCGCTGCTCGCCGATGTCGCGACCCGCGACGAGATGGCGGCAGGGGCCGACTTCGCGCTCCGCCTCGTCAAGGAAGCCAGGGACCAGGTCCCGCTTCGACCCGAACCGCACCGCTTCGCCGCCTTCCGCGTGCTCCGCCGCTCGGAGGCGGCCGCGGTGCTGTTCGAGGCCGGCTACCTCAGCAATGCCGAGGATGAAGCGATGCTGCTCGATCCCGTCCGTCGCCGGCAGATCGTCGAGGCCCTGGCCCGGACCATCGAAGCCGAGGCGGTTCGCGCCCGCTAGCCCCGAACTTCGGCTTTCCCCCGCTCGTCCGACGGGGTAGAGCGCTCGCCCATGGACGCTGTCGCGACCCCGCCTGCCCCGGTCTGGTTCGACCGTCACACCCGCACCGCCGACCGCCTGCGCTCGGCCTGGCGCGAGCGGCGCTGGCTGCGCTGGCTGAGCTATCTGGTCGCCTCGGGCTACGCCTTCTTCATCCTCATCTGGCTGGTGTTCGCCGCTGGGCTTCCGAGCCAGGAGACGTTGCTCGCCTACCAGCCCTCGCTGCCGAGCAACATCCGCGGGTTCGATGGGCAGCCCGTCGGCACCTTCGCCCGCGAGCGGCGGGTCGAGCTCGACTATG
It contains:
- a CDS encoding Rne/Rng family ribonuclease, producing the protein MTTRMLIDARHPEETRVAVVQGNRIEEFDFESAEHKQLKGNIYLAKVTRVEPSLQAAFVDYGGNRHGFLAFSEIHPDYYQIPKSDREALLREEAEHAAEEERLRSEADEHDEDDGPLDPHHEDDGHDDRPEEPEDEQDPGDSQGDPEEGERAPRGRRSHKDEAADEVRRKRLNLRRRYKIQDVIQRRQVLLVQVVKEERGNKGAALTTYLSLAGRYCVLMPNTSHGGGISRKISNGADRKRLKSIISDLKLPGTMGLIVRTAGLERTKVEIKRDFDYLARLWDEVRERTLSSSAPALIYRDSDLVKRAIRDLYHKDIDEVLVEGEDGYKAARGFMKLLMPSHVKKVQSHHEATPLFQRYGVEDQLGAMYQPLVQLKSGGYIVINPTEALVSIDINSGRSTREHNIEQTAYATNLEAAQEIARQLRLRDMAGLVVIDFIDMEQNSHVRKVEKAMKEALKNDRARIQVGRISSFGLMEMSRQRLRTGVLEASTKACPHCEGTGLMRTASSAGLSALRMIEDEATRGRGEKVCLRAGAEAAIYVLNKKRAELADIEERYGVSVEVLVDPTFEGARMAVESSGPRPVAPVRAVAPPVQVQDDEPEIDEEEFAEDFTDEEEGEGEDERSSRGERDGEGDDRNGRRRRRRRRGGRNRRRDGEAGEPGEFEPRGEAEESDETEVANDDQPEGEEEHAPGAEGGEDEPRKRRGRRGGRRRGGRGRPGEEGGEELTPDAGEAPMVEPVPSEDPAPETVEAPVEPQPEPVAEPEAEEKPKARRRPRARKAEPVAAEASEAAPVIEALAPEAPVETAAEDSAVAEEKPKPKRRSRAKKVAEPVAETASEPQLALAEAEPAPAESAPVTAAPAPAESAGDDASQPARKGWWSRTFG
- a CDS encoding N-acetylmuramoyl-L-alanine amidase — translated: MPNRTSARLLLLATGGLLLAGAAYVALGRGPLRAAASEAVAGEAREGGLSTALPPTVANVRIIEARAPGRPLVVIDPGHGGRDPGASGVVDGIREKDVTLLIAGELRDRLAERGRVRVALTRDGDATLTLDDRAAIARRLGADLFLAIHADSANNPQARGATAYSLSEVASDGGAALLAARQNGEEAVSSESDGSVRALLADVATRDEMAAGADFALRLVKEARDQVPLRPEPHRFAAFRVLRRSEAAAVLFEAGYLSNAEDEAMLLDPVRRRQIVEALARTIEAEAVRAR